A region from the Malus domestica chromosome 07, GDT2T_hap1 genome encodes:
- the LOC114825938 gene encoding uncharacterized protein yields MSRNHHVLRLVLSCRKITAQVTSRSSSSIITMASSSEQEFVVLYPSNLNRFPRSQTFWDAKVASHVGEKLALRLQDIDVTGVEIDLCEELSMLVHHRIRVLPLFDSIQAYPPRG; encoded by the coding sequence ATGTCGAGAAACCACCATGTCCTCCGCCTGGTGCTCTCATGCCGCAAAATCACAGCACAGGTGACGAGCCGCAGCAGCTCCTCAATCATAACCATGGCCTCCTCCTCCGAGCAAGAGTTTGTCGTCCTCTACCCATCCAATCTCAACCGCTTCCCTCGCTCCCAAACCTTCTGGGACGCCAAGGTCGCCTCTCACGTCGGCGAGAAGCTCGCCCTCCGTCTCCAAGATATTGACGTCACCGGTGTTGAGATCGACCTCTGCGAAGAGCTTTCCATGCTCGTCCACCACCGCATCAGGGTGTTGCCGCTCTTCGACTCTATTCAGGCCTATCCACCACGTGGCTGA
- the LOC139197503 gene encoding protein FAR1-RELATED SEQUENCE 5-like, translated as MAIEVTRTNEMPNQVMEAMEANEMTIKVMGADEMPVQVMEAYEMQVPMENQSEIVAGICFFYPQVTDEFKPTIGQYFETLDEVIEFYNNYAMEAGFSVRMHSSKKNKDGEIMRKEFVCNKEGSNTKEWIGDEQKHRGLTKKGCKARLIVVRSKLGGYAVTIFHEGHNHPMTSPRRRHLLKSHRKVTKCHTILADQLDIANIPPHKQFNILGLQVGGIENVGCTQKDLYNYRSKVRNKMKGHDGKMLHDHFLLEQERNSEFTFKIQVDEEHKITQCFWADASSRQAYKFYGDVVIFDTTYNTNRYSMIFAPFMSVNNHGQTIVLAGAF; from the coding sequence ATGGCTATTGAAGTTACGAGAACTAATGAAATGCCTAATCAAGTTATGGAGGCTATGGAAGCTAATGAGATGACTATTAAAGTTATGGGAGCTGATGAAATGCCTGTTCAAGTTATGGAAGCTTATGAAATGCAAGTTCCAATGGAAAATCAATCAGAAATTGTAGCTGGTATTTGTTTTTTCTATCCTCAAGTAACAGATGAGTTCAAGCCTACCATAGGTCAATATTTCGAAACATTAGACGAAGTGATTGAATTTTACAACAACTATGCAATGGAGGCTGGGTTTAGTGTCCGAATGCATTCAAGTAAGAAAAATAAGGATGGTGAGATCATGAGAAAGGAGTTTGTGTGCAACAAAGAGGGAAGTAATACAAAAGAATGGATTGGTGACGAACAAAAGCATCGTGGATTAACCAAAAAAGGTTGTAAAGCAAGATTGATAGTTGTGAGATCTAAACTTGGTGGGTATGCAGTCACCATATTTCACGAGGGCCATAATCATCCAATGACATCCCCACGAAGACGCCACTTGCTAAAGTCTCATCGCAAGGTTACTAAGTGTCATACAATATTAGCTGATCAGCTAGACATAGCAAACATACCTCCACACAAACAATTTAACATTCTTGGATTGCAGGTAGGTGGAATTGAAAATGTTGGTTGTACACAAAAAGATTTATATAACTACAGAAGCAAGGTGCGAAATAAGATGAAGGGGCATGATGGAAAAATGTTGCATGATCATTTTTTGCTAGAGCAAGAAAGAAATTCTGAATTCACATTCAAGATTCAAGTAGATGAAGAACACAAGATTACTCAATGTTTTTGGGCCGATGCAAGTTCTAGGCAAGCATACAAGTTTTATGGTGATGTGGTCATTTTTGACACTACATACAACACCAATCGGTATAGTATGATATTTGCCCCGTTCATGAGTGTAAACAATCATGGTCAAACAATCGTTTTGGCTGGTGCCTTCTAA
- the LOC103420479 gene encoding protein FAR-RED IMPAIRED RESPONSE 1-like: MPGDAPKMIITDQDLAMTKAIPYCFPNTFHRFCTWHILDKFSSKLPPMKYKDHYLDFKACIWESETIEEFDVKWMAVVSKSGLSGNGWLQSIYRIRSTWVPTYVNHVFSANCSTSQKAENGHLFLKKYVSKNNSFLEFMVNYNRALARQRHSELKADHIDLNERPKLKCPIKMDAQMANIYTRSSYLDFQEQLWESYSYNIELTSENDTCSMFKVLPIDDEKGRVREILYEKSRDFASYEYILKRWTKSAKSSVTVSNVEISVNKSVLKRRGKLFQQYSHLIDKVILNDEASKLFCEAMDVVNEKIKPLVGGTNEMWNLLQPKEIWNVVQKENR; this comes from the exons ATGCCAGGTGATGCTCCAAAAATGATTATTACTGATCAAGATCTGGCAATGACAAAAGCCATTCCTTACTGTTTTCCAAACACGTTTCACAGATTCTGTACGTGGCATATTTTGGATAAGTTCTCGAGCAAGCTTCCTCCGATGAAATACAAAGATCATTATTTAGATTTCAAAGCATGTATTTGGGAGTCAGAGACTATAGAGGAGTTTGATGTGAAATGGATGGCTGTTGTTTCAAAAAGTGGATTATCTGGTAATGGCTGGTTGCAATCGATATATAGGATTCGATCTACTTGGGTTCCAACCTATGTTAATCATGTTTTTTCTGCAAATTGCTCAACTAGTCAGAAAGCTGAGAATGGACATTTATTTCTAAAGAAATATGTTTCCAAGAACAACTCATTCCTCGAGTTTATGGTTAATTATAATAGGGCATTGGCACGCCAACGCCATTCGGAGTTGAAGGCAGATCATATTGATTTGAACGAGAGGCCAAAACTCAAATGCCCTATTAAGATGGATGCGCAAATGGCCAATATTTATACACGTAGCTCTTACCTTGATTTTCAAGAGCAGTTGTGGGAAAGTTACAGCTATAATATTGAGCTtacaagcgaaaatgatacttGCAGCATGTTTAAAGTTTTGCCCATTGATGACGAAAAGGGTAGAGTTCGTGAAATTTTGTATGAAAAATCCAGGGATTTTGCATCAT ATGAATACATTTTGAAGAGATGGACTAAATCTGCAAAATCTTCGGTTACAGTTTCTAATGTGGAGATATCTGTCAACAAATCTGTACTTAAAAGGCGTGGTAAATTATTCCAACAATATTCGCATTTGATTGATAAAGTCATTCTAAATGATGAGGCAAGTAAACTCTTTTGTGAGGCAATGGATGTTGTGAATGAGAAGATTAAGCCATTGGTTGGTGGTACCAATGAAATGTGGAACCTTCTACAACCAAAGGAGATATGGAATGTCGTGCAAAAAGAAAATCGATAG